One window from the genome of Malus domestica chromosome 01, GDT2T_hap1 encodes:
- the LOC103417779 gene encoding U-box domain-containing protein 1-like, with the protein MEAALVPPLMVSTGFLPTGSLLQSLVHICNEVCSMEKLPVLQGRNISTMIRRIKLLASLFEEIQESDGPLPPSSILCLTELFSVIRRAKFLIQDCKDGSSLWGLMQTELVSNQFYVLVKELGRAHDILPLSLLNVTADIKEQIELLHRQAKRTELFIDLKELQRREELLVLMGSNSEKNRKNKGFIDLVKVRDVLSSIGLRNAVDYEEETSKLEAEAHKQAGSGGLIVVSNINNLISLVSYCKTIIFIDGEIEKPCKEDMKLHCLPSGRFYDHSSSSQSLIPNVPDEFRCPISLDLIRDPVIVASGHTYDRNSIAQWINSGHQTCPKSGQKLIHMALIPNYALRSLMQQWCEENNVPTTESSQSSSSDLARSSSKRELYENAVDHISVVKAAADAVKLTAEFLVGKLATGSPDIQRQAAYELRLLAKTGMDNRRIIAEAGAIPFLVTLLRSHEPRIQENAVTALLNLSIYNNNKILIMAAGAIDEIVNVLESGNTMEARENAAAAIFSLSMIDDCKITIGKRPRAIPALVGLLKEGTPAGKKDAAVALFNLALYNANKVSIVFAGAVPLLIELLMDDKAGITDDALALLAQILGCSEGLQEIGKSRILVPILIDLLRFGSPKGKENAITLLLGLCKDGGEEVARRLLMNPRSIPSLQSLAADGSLKARRKADAVLRLLNRCCFQSHDQIG; encoded by the coding sequence ATGGAAGCAGCTCTTGTTCCTCCTCTAATGGTTTCCACAGGATTTTTGCCAACTGGGTCGTTGTTACAGTCGTTGGTTCACATATGCAACGAAGTTTGCTCCATGGAAAAGCTTCCGGTTCTACAGGGCCGGAACATCTCCACCATGATAAGGAGGATCAAGCTTCTCGCTTCTCTGTTCGAAGAGATACAAGAGTCCGACGGGCCGCTTCCTCCCTCTTCAATCCTATGCCTCACGGAGCTTTTCTCCGTGATTCGAAGAGCCAAGTTTCTGATCCAAGATTGTAAAGACGGGAGCTCTCTGTGGGGGCTTATGCAGACGGAGTTGGTTTCGAATCAGTTTTACGTGCTGGTCAAGGAGTTGGGGAGGGCGCATGATATTTTGCCTCTGAGTTTGCTTAACGTGACGGCAGATATCAAAGAGCAGATCGAGCTCCTCCACCGGCAAGCGAAAAGAACGGAGCTTTTTATCGATCTCAAAGAGCTGCAGAGAAGAGAAGAGCTTTTGGTTTTGATGGGAAGCAATAGTGAGAAGAACAGGAAGAACAAAGGGTTCATAGATTTGGTCAAAGTGAGAGATGTTCTGAGCAGCATTGGCCTGAGAAACGCCGTGGATTACGAAGAAGAAACTTCAAAGCTCGAGGCAGAAGCTCACAAGCAAGCAGGGAGTGGAGGGCTGATTGTGGTGTCCAACATAAACAATCTTATTTCCCTTGTGTCGTACTGCAAAACCATCATTTTTATAGATGGTGAAATCGAAAAACCGTGTAAAGAGGATATGAAACTGCACTGTCTCCCCTCGGGTAGATTTTATGATCACTCTTCATCTTCTCAGTCGTTGATCCCCAATGTTCCGGATGAATTTCGCTGCCCGATTTCATTGGACTTGATTAGAGACCCTGTTATTGTAGCATCCGGGCACACTTATGATCGAAATTCGATTGCACAATGGATAAATTCGGGGCACCAGACATGTCCCAAAAGCGGGCAGAAGCTGATTCACATGGCGCTTATTCCCAACTACGCACTCAGGAGTCTAATGCAACAATGGTGTGAGGAGAACAACGTTCCCACAACTGAATCCTCGCAGTCTTCTTCCTCCGATTTGGCGAGGAGCAGCAGCAAAAGGGAGTTGTACGAAAATGCTGTCGATCACATTTCTGTCGTGAAAGCTGCTGCTGATGCTGTGAAATTGACAGCTGAGTTTCTGGTGGGAAAACTAGCAACTGGCTCCCCAGATATCCAAAGGCAAGCGGCCTATGAGCTCCGATTACTTGCCAAAACCGGCATGGATAATAGAAGGATAATAGCAGAGGCCGGAGCTATTCCATTTCTAGTGACGTTGCTGAGATCCCATGAACCGAGAATTCAGGAAAACGCTGTCACAGCGTTGCTCAACCTCTCcatctacaacaacaacaagattCTGATCATGGCGGCTGGAGCAATTGACGAAATAGTAAACGTCTTGGAATCGGGGAACACAATGGAAGCAAGAGAGAATGCAGCAGCAGCAATTTTCAGCTTGTCGATGATAGATGACTGCAAGATAACGATTGGAAAGCGCCCTAGAGCCATTCCGGCATTGGTGGGGCTTTTGAAAGAAGGCACTCCGGCTGGTAAAAAAGATGCTGCCGTAGCACTCTTCAATCTTGCACTCTACAATGCCAACAAGGTGAGCATTGTGTTCGCCGGGGCGGTTCCTCTGCTCATCGAGCTGTTGATGGACGACAAGGCGGGAATTACAGATGATGCCTTGGCACTGCTTGCTCAGATTTTGGGTTGCTCTGAAGGACTGCAGGAGATTGGGAAGAGCAGGATATTAGTGCCTATTCTTATCGATCTCTTAAGATTTGGTTCACCGAAAGGGAAGGAAAACGCGATCACTCTTCTGTTGGGGCTGTGCAAAGATGGAGGAGAGGAGGTCGCAAGACGGCTGTTGATGAACCCGCGGAGCATTCCTTCACTCCAAAGCTTGGCTGCAGACGGTTCCTTGAAAGCTCGAAGAAAAGCTGACGCAGTGCTTCGATTACTGAACAGGTGCTGCTTCCAATCTCACGACCAGATTGGATGA